A portion of the Musa acuminata AAA Group cultivar baxijiao chromosome BXJ1-1, Cavendish_Baxijiao_AAA, whole genome shotgun sequence genome contains these proteins:
- the LOC135678133 gene encoding uncharacterized protein LOC135678133 yields the protein MGWKAAEKIIKHWKILRGDNVMIIRGKDKGETGIIKRVIRSQNRVIVEGKNLVKKHIKQGQGHEGGIFSIESPLHVSNVQVLDPATGKPCKIGYKYLEDGSKVRVSRGLAASGTVIPRPEILKERRKPRPNIVGPKDTPIDLVLDKTYDAKTGIGMPDL from the exons ATGGGGTGGAAGGCGGCTGAGAAGATAATCAAGCATTGGAAGATCCTCAGAGGCGACAAC GTAATGATCATAAGAGGGAAGGATAAGGGCGAGACGGGCATTATCAAGCGCGTCATCCGATCCCAGAATCGGGTCATCGTCGAAGGGAAGAATCTG GTGAAGAAGCACATCAAGCAAGGGCAAGGACATGAAGGTGGAATCTTTTCCATTGAATCTCCCCTTCATGTTTCAAATGTCCAAGTTCTTGATCCAGCTACTGG GAAACCATGTAAAATTGGGTACAAATATCTGGAAGATGGATCTAAGGTAAGAGTCTCTAGAGGATTAGCAGCATCTGGAACCGTAATTCCTCGCCCAGAGATACTAAAAGAAAGGAGAAAACCAAGACCAAACATTG TTGGCCCCAAGGATACACCAATTGACCTTGTACTAGACAAAACATACGATGCTAAAACTGGAATAGGCATGCCTGATCTTTAA